In Burkholderia sp. GAS332, one DNA window encodes the following:
- a CDS encoding response regulator receiver modulated diguanylate cyclase: MDTSKPHQNATAPALAEHDANAQAYAEDAPNSAIDDALARILGNPPAAECPIMVLLVDDQAIIAEAVRQALAGEGSVDFHYCASPEEAVRCAAETRATVILQDLVMPGTDGLTLVRQYRQNPATRDIPIIVLSTKEEPLVKSAAFAAGANDYLVKLPDRIELIARIRYHSRSYLNLLQRDEAYQALRQSQQQLLATNLELQRLTHSDGLTGLSNRRYLDQYLAAEWRRGTRDKTALGFLMIDVDNFKAYNDTYGHVAGDEVLKRVAHTVESCLGRSPDLAARFGGEEFAVVLPGTSSGGLRLLAEKIRLAIEGLGIPHAGSAAGVVTISVGAANIVPSAAEPVTTLIEAADVGLYRAKRDGKNQVAVSG, encoded by the coding sequence GCGGAGGACGCGCCCAACAGCGCCATTGACGACGCGTTGGCGCGCATCCTCGGCAATCCGCCCGCGGCCGAGTGCCCGATCATGGTGCTGCTGGTCGACGATCAGGCGATCATCGCCGAGGCGGTTCGCCAGGCGCTGGCCGGCGAAGGGAGCGTGGACTTCCACTATTGCGCGTCGCCTGAAGAGGCGGTGCGCTGCGCCGCGGAAACCCGCGCGACGGTAATCCTGCAAGACCTCGTGATGCCCGGCACCGACGGCCTCACCCTCGTGCGTCAATACCGGCAAAATCCGGCGACGCGCGATATTCCGATCATCGTGCTGTCGACCAAGGAAGAGCCGCTGGTGAAAAGCGCGGCCTTTGCTGCGGGCGCCAATGACTACCTCGTGAAGCTGCCGGATCGCATCGAGTTGATCGCACGGATTCGCTATCACTCGCGCTCGTATCTGAATCTGCTACAGCGCGACGAGGCCTATCAGGCGCTGCGCCAGTCGCAACAGCAGTTGCTCGCGACCAATCTGGAATTGCAGCGGCTCACGCATTCGGATGGGCTAACGGGTTTGTCGAATCGCCGTTATCTCGATCAGTACCTCGCCGCCGAATGGCGTCGCGGCACACGCGACAAGACCGCGCTCGGCTTTTTGATGATCGATGTGGATAACTTCAAGGCCTACAACGACACCTATGGCCATGTTGCCGGCGACGAAGTGCTTAAACGCGTCGCACACACCGTCGAGTCGTGTCTGGGACGTTCGCCCGATCTCGCGGCGCGCTTCGGCGGTGAAGAGTTCGCGGTGGTGTTGCCGGGAACGTCGTCGGGTGGCTTGCGGTTGCTGGCCGAGAAAATCCGCCTGGCGATCGAGGGGCTGGGGATTCCGCATGCAGGATCGGCCGCAGGCGTCGTGACGATCAGCGTCGGTGCGGCGAACATCGTGCCGTCCGCAGCGGAACCGGTGACGACGCTGATCGAAGCCGCCGATGTGGGGCTCTATCGGGCGAAACGGGATGGGAAGAATCAGGTGGCGGTGAGCGGCTGA
- a CDS encoding histidine triad (HIT) family protein, whose product MNYDDSNPFAKILRGELPCIKVAESDAALAFMDLMPQADGHVLVVPKEAAVEIFELSDASTVACMRMTQKLAIAVRAALRPDGVFIGQFNGAAAGQTVPHVHFHVIPRWEGQPLRMHARDVADAATLEALATRIRDHWRAD is encoded by the coding sequence ATGAACTACGACGACAGCAATCCCTTCGCGAAGATTCTGCGCGGCGAACTACCCTGCATCAAAGTGGCGGAAAGCGACGCCGCGCTGGCCTTCATGGACCTGATGCCGCAAGCCGACGGCCACGTGCTGGTCGTGCCGAAAGAAGCGGCGGTTGAAATTTTCGAGTTGTCGGATGCCTCGACGGTGGCCTGCATGCGCATGACGCAAAAGCTCGCCATCGCCGTTCGCGCGGCGCTACGCCCCGACGGCGTGTTCATCGGACAGTTCAACGGTGCCGCGGCGGGACAAACGGTGCCGCATGTGCATTTTCACGTGATCCCGCGCTGGGAAGGACAGCCCCTGCGCATGCATGCGCGCGATGTCGCCGATGCCGCCACGCTCGAAGCGCTGGCCACGCGTATCCGCGACCATTGGCGCGCCGACTGA
- a CDS encoding diamine N-acetyltransferase: MTIERSSELTLRPLERTDLRFVHEVNNNAKIMRYWFEEPYETFSELTQLYDQHVHDLRERRFVAIDNSGETVGVVELIELDYIHRRGEFQIIIAPQAQGRGYATVATQLAIDYAFSVLNLRKVYLIVDKSNTAAIHIYEKCGFRHEAELIEEFFGNGRYHNALRMCMFQSEFFKANEHGE, encoded by the coding sequence ATGACTATCGAACGCAGCAGCGAACTGACCCTGCGCCCACTCGAGCGCACCGATCTGCGCTTCGTCCACGAGGTGAACAACAACGCAAAGATCATGCGTTACTGGTTCGAAGAGCCTTATGAAACGTTCTCTGAACTGACCCAGTTGTACGACCAGCACGTGCACGATCTGCGCGAGCGCCGCTTCGTGGCGATCGACAACTCGGGCGAAACCGTCGGCGTCGTCGAGTTGATCGAGCTGGACTATATCCACCGGCGCGGCGAGTTCCAGATCATCATCGCGCCGCAGGCCCAGGGCCGCGGCTATGCCACCGTCGCCACACAGCTCGCGATCGACTACGCGTTTTCGGTGCTGAATCTGCGCAAGGTCTACCTGATCGTCGACAAGTCGAATACCGCTGCCATCCACATCTATGAGAAGTGTGGTTTCCGGCACGAGGCCGAGTTGATCGAGGAGTTTTTCGGCAATGGCCGTTATCACAATGCGTTGCGCATGTGCATGTTCCAGTCCGAGTTTTTCAAGGCCAACGAGCACGGCGAGTGA